DNA from Microbacterium sp. SORGH_AS_0969:
GCTCGCTCCCGAGATCGAGACCTTCCTCGGACAGGCCGCGTACCTGCAGCTCGGGTTCTTCGAGACGCTCAGCGAGCTCATCGCGCTCACGCCGGAGCTCGCCGAGAAGGAGTCGCTCTCGCGCGCGGCCGGCGCGGCACTGATCAAGCATCAGGAGCTCGTGGGGCTGATCCGCGAGCGGGGAGCCGACCCGACGCAGCTCATGCTGCCGTTCCGCGAGTCGCTCGACGCCTTCCGGCGCAACACCCACGGGGTGCGTCCGCAGGAGACGATGCTCTCGGTCCACATCACGGCCGGCATGCTCGACGACTTCTACCTCGCGCTGTCATCGAGCTACGGCGACACCGGCCGCCGCGTCGCGCGCATCCTGCAGGCGGACGACGATCGGCAGGCCATCGTCGACATCCTCGGTGCGGCGATCGAGAGCGACGAAGAGTGGCGTTGGCTGCTCGCGCTCTGGGGGCGGCGCCTGGTGGGGGACACCTTGCTCGTCGCGCGGGCGGCGCTGCGGCATCCGCGACTCGACCGGGCCGAAGAAGCGAAGGTCGAACCCGTGTTCACCGAGCTCATGGGCGCCCACGCGCGACGAATGGATGCCATGGGCCTGGCGGCCTGACGCGGGGACGTCCGGCTTCGGTCGACGATTCGAGAAGACGCCTGCGACGCCGAGTCAGATGCCCAGGCGGGCGCGATCGGCGTCGTCGCGCCGAAGGCGGATGCGAGACACCAATGGCACGAGCACGATGGTCGTCAGCACGGGCGCCGCGATCGCGGCGAGCCACAGGATCGGTGACTCGACGGTGAGCCCCGCCCACGTGAGCGCAGTCCACGTCACACCCGATGCCGCCGCACCCGCGAGGGGCGCCACGGCGACACCCCGGACGTCGCGGTGCGGCAGCGCGAAGTGGACACCGAGGCCGACGACCGCTCCGATGATCAGGCCGAGGAGGATCTGCATGCGGCGGGTGTCAGGCGACGAAGCCCACGCGGCGGGACTCTTCGGTGCCCAGCTCGACGAAAGCGAGGTTCGCGGTCGGCACGATGTAGGAGTTGCCCTTGACATCGGTGAACGTCACGTGGCTCGCGGAGCTGTCGAGGGCGGAAGCGACCGACGACTTCACGACATCGGAGCTCTCGTTGGTCTCGAAGCTCAGCTCGCGGCCGGTGTTGGTGATGCCGATGCGGATCTCCACGATGCGTCCTTTCCACCCGGGTCGCGGTCGGCCCGGCGTGCTCTTCGACTCTAGGGCAGCCCTCCGACAGGGAGCCGCGCCCGAGGCGTCGCTTCGCGGACGGCGAACGCACGCTCGTGAAGACGCGGGGTGCGGGCGTGCGACCCGGTCCGGAGCGTCGGAGAGAGTCGATGTCGGAAGCCGCGGCTAGCGTGGAAGACATGCTCGATCGCGACACCTCGCCGCCCGTCCTCGACCGGGATCAGCGTGAGGTCGTCGAGGGGGACGCCGGGCGGAGCGGGGTCGTCGTCGGTGCGCCCGGATCGGGCAAGACCTCGACGCTCGTCGCGCGCGTGCGGCACCTCGTGGAATCCGGGGTGGATCCGGATCACATCCTCGTTTTGACGCCGACACGGCCCGCAGCGACGGCGCTGCGTGACCCCCTCGCCCTCGCGGTAGGACGGGCGACTTCGGGAGCGCTGGCGCGCTCGCTGGCCTCGTTCGCGTTCCAGCTGGTGCGCGGAGCAGAGGTGCGCCGGGGCGATGAGCCGCCGCAGTTGCTGACCGGCGGAGACGAAGACCAGATCGTGAAAGACCTGCTCGACGGCGACGCCGCAGACGAGGCCGAGGGCTTCTCGCGCTGGCCGGACTGGCTCGGCCCCGCGATCCGGGCGACCCGCGGCTTCCGCGGCGACCTCCGTGCCTTCCTCGCGGAGTGCACCAATCTCGGTCTCAGCCCCGACGACCTGTCGGCCCTGGCCACGCATCACCACGTGGAGGTGTGGGAGTCGTTGGCCTCGTTCACGCGTGAGTATCGCCATGTCCGGCGACGGATGCGCGGTGCGCACCGGGACGCCGCGGATCTCGCCCGCGAAGCCGTCGGCATCCTGAGCGAGGCGGTGCGCGATCGCGAGATGCTGGGGCGGTTCGCGGCGCTCCGATGCATTCTCGTGGACGATGCACAGGAGCTCACCAGCGGCGGGGTCGACCTCCTGCGGGTGTGCCGTGCGCTCGGGATCGGCGTGGTCGCGTTCGGCGATCCCGATGTCGGTTCGGGAGCGTTCCGCGGAGCGACGCCCGAGAACTTCGCGCGGCTCACCCGGGAGCTGGGAGACCTCGCGACGCTCGGAACGGTGCACAGGGGAACCCCCGAGCAGGTCGATCTCGTGCGCACGGCGGCCGCACGCATCGGTGCGGCGGGCATTGTGGCCCACAGACGCGCCCCCGAGGGTGCCGCACCGACCGGGTCCGTCCGCACGTTCCTCCTGCGGTCGCCGGCCGAAGAGGCCGACGCCATCGCCCGCCTGCTCCGCGAACGCCACGTGCTCGATGGAGTGCCGTGGGCGGCATGCGCCGTGATCGCCCACGATTCGCGGCAGGTCGCGGCCCTCGAAGCCGAACTCGCCGCTCGAGAGGTGCCGGCACGGTCGAGCGGCCCGGGCGTCGCTCTCGGCGCCCAGCGGCCCGTACGCGATCTCGTCGCACTCGTCGAGCTGGGTGCGGCGGACCCCCTCGACTGGTCGCCGGAGTCGATCGGCGATGCGCTGCTCGGGACCTTCGGCGGCTTCGACCCCATCGAACTCCGTCGACTGCGCACCGAACTCCGGCACCGGGAGCTGCAGGAGGGCGGTACCCGCTCGGCGGGCGAGGTTCTCGCGTCGGGCCTTCGGCATCCCCTCGAGTTCGCGTCGATCGACTCGCGAGAGGCGCGCCGGGCGGCCCGGCTCGCGGAGACGCTCGCGGTCCTGCGGAGACAGTCGGCGGAGCACGCGACGGCGCACGAGCTGCTGTGGACGGCGTGGGAGCGCAGTGGGCTCGCGCGCTCGTGGCGCGAGACGGCGCGCGGGCAGGGGCCGCTCGCGGAGCAGGCGGATCGCGACCTGGACGCGGTGGTGGCGCTGTTCCAAGCGGCGAAACGCTTCACCGAACGCGAACCCGACGGAGAAGCGGCCGTCTTCCTCCGGGCGATCCTCGACAGCGACGTCGCCGAAGACCGCATCGAGCAGCCCGCGGTGATCGACGCCGTGCGCGTCCTCACGCCCGCGGCCGCCGCGGGAACCGCGTTCGACACCGTGATCGTCGCCGGCGTGCAGGACGGGATCTGGCCGAACACGCGCTTGCGTGGCGGATTGCTGGAGACGTGGCGTCTCGCCGACGCGGTGCAGTTCCCCGACCTGCCCGCGGCGGGCATGCTCGACCGCCGTCGGTCGGCGATGCACGACGAACTGCGGCTGTTCGTCCGCGCGATCTCCCGCGCCGGGACCCAGCTCATCGTGACCGCCGTCGACGACGACGACACCGGGCCGAGCGTGTTGTTCGAGATGCTGCCCACGCCGGAGCCGGCATCCGCAATCCCCGAGCATCCGCTGTCGCTGCGGGGACTCGTCGCCCGGCACCGTCGGGCGCTGACCGTGCCTCGCGTCCCGGCCGCGGAACGTCGCCATGCCGCCGGTCAGCTCGCGCTGCTCGCCGCCGCCGATGTCGCGGGGGCCGCGCCGGAACAGTGGTACGGCGTCGCCGCGCCCACCTCGACGGCACCCCTGCGAGACCTCACGCGCGAAGACGTGCGCGTTTCGCCCTCGCGGCTGCACACGCTCGAAGAGTGCGAGCTGAACTGGGTGATCGCCGACCTCGGCGGTGACCGCAGCGGCACGACGGCGGGCATCGGCACGATCATCCACGCGGCCCTCGAGACGGCGGCATCCACGTCCGAGGACGATCTCTGGGCGGTGGTCGAGGAGCGGTGGGGAGAGCTGGTCTTCGATGCCGCCTGGCGGGAGCGCGCCGAGCGGACGCGCGCACGCGACCTCGTCAGGCGCCTTGCGACGTATCTTCGTCGCTTCGACGATGCCGGGGGTCGGCTCATCGGCGCGGAGCGCCACTTCGAGGTTCCGATTCCGATCGACGATGCGGGTGTACACGGTGCGGTGGTCAGTGGCGATATCGACCGTGTCGAGGTGTCAGCGTCCGGACAGGTGGTGATCGTCGACCTCAAGACGGGGAAGAACGAACCGCAGACGGATGCCAAGGTCGCCGACAACCCGCAGCTGGCGGCGTACCAGTTGGCGTTCGCCTCGGGGGCGATCGAGAACACCGGAGGTCTGACGCCCGGAGGTGCGAAACTCCTCGTCCTGCGACCCAGTGCGGTCACGAAGGACTACGCCGAGCCGCTTCAGCCGCCATTCGACGACCAGGCGCGCACCGCGTTCGTCGAGCGGGTGCAGAGGGCGGTCGGCGTGATGAGGGGCGGAACGTTCGCCGCTCCCTACGAGGTCCACTGCCGCGATGAATTCTCGTACGGACTCTGCCGCATCCACACGGTGTCGGCGGTGAGCGCCTCGTGAGCCCGACACTCTCCGCAGCGACGATCGCCGCGGCGCTGGGTCAGTTTCCGCCCACGCCCGAGCAGACCGCCGTCATCGAATCGCCGTTGGCCCCGGCGCTCGTCGTGGCCGGAGCGGGAAGCGGAAAGACCGAGACGATGGCGGGGCGCGTCGTCTGGCTGGTCGCCAACGGCATCGTCCGTCGTGACGAAGTGCTCGGCCTGACCTTCACGCGCAAGGCGGCGGGCGAACTGGCCGAACGCATCCAACGGCGCCTCCAGAGGCTCTCGGAGTTCGAGACGCGCGGTCTTCTGCCCCTGCTGCCGCACCTGCATGCCGCCGGGCGCCTCGCGGTCTTCGCCGAGCTCGCCTCTCGGGACGGAGCGCGGGGCGACGCGGCGCGACGCGAGGTCCTCGATGCCCTCGCCGACGAGTTCGCGGCACCCGCCACGGGCGACGGCGACGGCGACCAGCTGCTGCACCGTCCGACCGTCTCGACCTACAACAGCTTCGCCGATTCTCTCGTTCGCGAGCACGGGCTGCGGATCGGGCGCGACGCCGAGTCCGCGATCCTCTCCGAGTCCGCGGCGTGGCTTCTGATGCGACGAGTGGTCTTCATGTCCGACGACCCGCGACTCGAGGAGCGGCAGGAGTCGCCCCGCACCCTGATCGACGCCGCGCTACGCATCGCGCGCGACGGAGTGGACAACCTCGTCGACCTCGAACGCCTCGCCGCCTTCCCCGATGAGTTCGGCCGTATCGTCGAGAGACCCTCCACTTCGGCGCGCGTCACCGTCTACAAAGACGTCGCCGACGCGGCCGCGCGCGTGTCCGCCCTCGGTCTGCTCGCGACCCTCGCCGCGGACTACGACCGAGAGAAGACCCGGCTGGGTGTCATGGACTTCGCCGATCAGGTGGCCGGTGCGCTGCGGATCGTCCGAGAGCACCCCGCCGTCGTGTCCGAACTGCGGTCGCGTTACCGCGTCGTTCTCCTCGACGAGTACCAGGACACCTCGGTCGTCCAGACAGATCTGCTCTCGACCCTCTTCGCGGGCACGGGCGTGATGGCCGTCGGCGACCCCCATCAGGCGATCTATGCGTGGCGTGGCGCGAGCGCCGGCAACCTGGGCGGATTCCCCGCCGCGTTCTCTCCGGACGGGGGATGCCGACACTTCTCGCTGCTGACCAGTTGGCGCAACAGCGCGCGCGTCCTCGACGTCGCCAACGCCGTCCTCGCTCCCCTCGCGGACCGATCGCCCGTCGCGGTCGAGGCGCTCCGTGCGCGCCCGGGTGCGCCGGACGGCCTGGTCGAACTCGTCTTCGAGAACGATCTCGACACCGAGGCGGATCGCGTCGCGTCGTGGTTCGCCGGCGTGCGCGCTACCCGACAGGCTCAGAATCTCGGCACGACCGGAGCAATCCTGTTCCGCAGCAAGAAGCACATGGTGCGTTTCGGCGACGCGCTCGGACGCCGTGGCATCCCGCACCGGATCCTCGGGCTCGGCGGCCTGCTGACGACGCCCGAGGTCGTCGACGTCGTGTCCGCCCTGCGCGTGATCAGCGACCCCGAGGCGGGTTCCGCGCTGATCCGCCTGTTGTCCGGACCGCGGTGGGCGGTGGGCCTGGCGGACCTGCGTGCGCTCGCCCAGCTCGCCCGGCGTCTCGCGACGCACGACGTCGCTCTGCGTCCGCTCGAGCGCGATGTCGTCGAGCGGCTGCGAGCCACGCCCGGTGGAGACAGCGCATCTCTCGTCGATGCGCTCGACTTCATCGCCCGGCAGAGTGACGATCACGGTTGGCTCTCCGACATCACGCCCGAAGGGCGGTCGCGTCTGCGCGAGGCCGGGGCGGTCTTCGCGGGCCTGCGGCGAAGCATCGGCGCCCCCATTCCCGAAATCATCCGCTTGATCGAAGCCGAACTCCGTCTCGACATCGAGCTCGCCGCCAACGAATCGCGCGGACCCGCGCGCATCGCCTCGGCGCAGTTGCGCGCGTTCGTCGACGAGATCCGCGGGTTCCTCGCCGCCGACGAGTCCGGTTCGGTGACGAGCCTCTTGGCCTGGCTCGACCACGCCGAACAGGCGGACGAGTTCGCGCCGCGCACCGAGCCGCCCGAAGACGACGTGGTCCAGCTCCTGACCATCCACGGGTCCAAGGGGCTGGAGTGGGATGCCGTCGCGGTCGTGCGTCTGGTCACGGACGAGCTTCCCTCGCTGCCGCGCGACACCAAGGGGTGGTTGGGGTTCGGCATCCTGCCCTCCGACTTCCGCGGCGATGCGGCGTGGCTGCCCGTTCTCGGGTGGAGGGGTGCCGAAACACAACAGGAGCTGAAGGCGGCCATCGACGACTTCGTCGCGGCGAATCGCGCGCGTCAGCTCGACGAGGACCGTCGTCTGGCCTACGTCGCCTTCACTCGCGCGCGCGATCACCTGCTGCTGTCGGGGTCCACGTGGTCGGGCACGAAGAAGCCGCGCCGGCCGAGCGTGTTCCTCGACGAGGCCGCGGAGGCCCTGGAGCTCGATCTCCCGGTGGGCGACGCGGGAGAAGACCCGTACGACGGGGAGCGGCGCCTGCTTCACTGGCCGCTCGACCCCCTCGGGTCTCGGCGCACGGCCGTGACGGCCGCGGCTGCGGACGTCGCAGCAGCGCGTAGCGCGGCGCCGGCAGAGCCGGATGCGGACCTCGCCCTACTCCTCGCCGAGCGCGCCGCGCGCTTGCAGCCGCTCCACGCCCCGGCGCCGACGCGTATCCCGGCGTCGCGATTCAAGGACTTCGTCGCCGACTACGGCGCGGCCGTCGACGAGGTCCGACGGCCGATGCCCGAGCGTCCGTACCGGCAGACGCGTCTCGGAACGCTGTTTCACGCCTGGGTCGAGCAGCGCTCAGGACTCGTGGGTGCCGGCCTCGGCCTGGACGACCAAGCCCTGTGGGATGACGACGAGTTCGGAGCGTCCGCCGCCGATGCGGCGGAACTTGCGCGGTTGCGCGAGTGTTTCGAACGGTCCGAGTGGGCGACCCTGCAGCCCCTCGAGGTCGAGACGGAGATCGATTTCGTCACGCGGCGCCTCGACGGCCGCGAACACGTCGTGATCTGCAAGCTCGACGCGGTCTACCGACGCGGCGACCGCTACGAGATCGTCGACTGGAAGACGGGGAAGCCGCCGGCCACGGCTGAGGACCGGCGGTCCCGCATGGTCCAGCTCGAGCTTTATCGGGAGGCGTATCACGCGAAGCACGGCATTCCACTCGATGCCATCGACGTCGTGCTGTTCTACGTCGGAGACGAGCTGGTCCTCCGCGGGTGATCTGCGCGCGGTGCGCTCAGACGTCGTCCCCCGTCACGCCCCAGCGACGCAGGGCCGCGCGGCTCGCCCGCGCGGCGTCTTCCTCGTCGTCGTGTGCCACGGCGTCGTCCGCGGCGGCGGCGTCAGCGCCGTCAGCAGCCGCGGCGTCGCCGCGAACGTCGAGTCCAGGGGCGTCCTTGGTCGAAGACTCGGCGTCCGACCGGTCCGTGCGCCACGGCGCGTCGGTCCACCCGTCGAGGTCGATCGGCGCGGTCGGACCGGGTTCCTCGCTGAGGGCCGGGGGCAGATCCACGGCGTCGGACGGGGCCGTCGCCCGGGGGAAGTCATCGTCTGCCAGAGCGGCGGCGAGACCGGCGGCCGCCGCCTCGCGGTCCCGCTCCGCGGAGAGGTAGAGCGAGAGGGCCTCGGGATCGTACGCGTCGGTCTGCATCGACGTGTCGACGCCCCCGATCACCGCCGGGGGGACCTTCTCGACGAGGGCGAGCGCGTCGTCGATGTCCGTGCGCGAGTCGGCCACGATGTGGTCGCCGCGGACGCCCTCGACCAACGACTCCAGGAGGGCGACGGCGTCCGACACGACCGCCGCGTCGCCGGCGTCGTACCCGTGGACGAGCCAGCGCGCGAACTCGAGCTCGGCGTACAGGCGCGCTCTCTCACGAAGAAGGGCGTCGGGGGAGCGGTCACCGGCGGCCGTGTAGCCGGCGAAGACATCGTCGGCGGCGAGGGGGGCGGATGCCAGCCACCGCAGGTCGATGGCGGGATCGCCGACGCTCAGCCCCGACCACTCGAGCACGCCGGTCACGTGCGGAATCTCGTCGTCGTCGTCTTCCAGCAGCACGGAGGAGCTCGTCCCACCCCCCAGGACCACGGCCGATTCGAAGCGCCACAGCTCGTCTTCGCGGAGCGCCTGCCGCCATCGCAGCATGAGACCGTCGGGAACGCGGTCCGTGCCGTCGGCGCGGTCGAGCAGGCGGGCCGTGTCGTCGCGTACCTGCTCGGGGGAGCGGACCGGAAGGCCGTCGGTGCGGACGATCGAAACGGGGAGCGCGTGAACGGCCGCGAACGCGCCGCCGATGGCCGGAGCGTAACCAGGACCCTTGGGCAGGTGCGCGGGGTCGATGCGATAGCCCTCGAGGTGGGTCGTGACGAGGACGCGGTCGATGCCGGATCCGTTCTCGCCGAGCACTTCGGGAACGGCGAAGGGGAGGAGGGCCCGCACCCCGGGGGTCAGCGCGTGCAGCGCGCGAGACTCGGCGGCGAGGTCCGACGCGAACTCCTCCGCGGAGGGGCGGCGCACGACAGCGGTCCGTCCGTCGTCGAGGTGGACGAGCGCGGCGTCGAAGCGGCCCGCGGCGTTCTCGGTGAGCGCTCCGACGCGCGTCACGCCGATCCGGGGGAGGGCCGCCGTCACCGACGCGGCTAGAGTGAGGGGCGAGCGGGCCATGCACCCAGGGTAGGTCGCGTGCTCGCTCCTTCCCCTTGCGCCACGCCCTTGAGAGAGGTGTTCGATGCCGCTGCCCGTTCCGGTGCCGCCCGATTCCCCGTCTCCCGCTCGATGGCCGGGCGGCGCGCTCGACAGGCGCGGAGACGAGCGCACCGCCGAGGATCTGCTGTCGCGCGAGCGCTCGGCATCCGGAACCCGTGTCCTGGCCGTGCGGGCAGACGCGTCGCCCGTCGACGACGGGCGTCTGGCGCTGCTCCGCACCGATGAGGTCGGGCAGGCGATCGAGTGGGCCTTTCTGGGGCGCGACGGGAACGATGACGCCCTCCTTCTCGCCGTCATCGATGACGACGACGACCTGCACCTCTCCCCGTCCGTCGAGTGGGGCAGACTCCGCAGCGTCGGGGGCGATCTGCCCGCGGACGAGTCGGAGATCTTCGCCACCGCGGTCGCCCTCGCCGGGTGGCTGCGCGACGCGCCGTTCTGCCCGGCGTGCGGAACGCGCACCGAGCTTCGTCATGCCGGGTGGTCGCGTCACTGTCCTCGCTGCGGACGGGAACACTTCCCGCGCACCGACCCCGCGGTGATCGTGCTGCTCTCGTCGGCGACCGATCCCGACCGGATCCTCCTCGGCGCGAATGCCGCGTGGGGCGGGGGTCGATACTCGTGTTTCGCCGGGTTCGCGGAAGCCGGTGAGTCACTGGAGGACGCGGTCGCGCGCGAGATCCTCGAGGAGGCCGGAGTACGCCTGCAGGACGTGCAGTACCGCGGCTCGCAGGTGTGGCCGTACCCGCGCTCGCTCATGCTCGGCTTCCGTGCCCGCATCCTCGACGACACCGAGGTCCGCGCCGACGGCGAGGAGATCGTCGAGGTCCGCTGGTTCGATCGGGAGCAGATCGGCGCGGCGCTGAGGGGGGAGGATGCCGTGCAGTTGCCCGGAACCTCTTCCATCGCCCGTCGGTTGATCGAGGACTGGTACGGGGGCGCCGCGTGACCTCCGACGCGCTCGACGGACTCGACGAGCACCAGCTGGAGGCGGCACGCGCTCTCCGCGGGCCGGTGTGCGTGCTGGCCGGGGCGGGAACCGGAAAGACTCGCGTGATCACGCGTCGCATCGCCCACGGTGTCGACACGGGTGCCTATTCGCCGCAGCGAGTGATGGCCGTAACTTTCACGGCGAAGGCCGCCGGTGAGATGCGCGGACGACTGCGAGCCCTGGGGGTCAACGGGGTGTCCGCTCGCACCTTCCACGCCGCCGCTCTCGCTCAGGTGAACTACTTCTGGCCGACGCTGGCCGCCGATCAGGCACCGTCGATCATCGACAACAAGGTGCGCATGCTCGCTCACGCCGCGGACGGCATCGGGCTCGCGCCCGACACCGCGACCCTGCGCGATGTGGCCGCTCAGATCGAGTGGCGCAAAGTGACGATGCGGTCCATCGAGCAGTACGCCGCGGCGCGTCCCGATGGGGTCGGACGACTGCGCGTGGAGCAGGTCGTCGACCTTCAGCGGGCGTACGAGAAGTTGAAGGACGAGCGCCGGCAGATGGACTTCGAGGATGTCCTCCTCACCTGCGCCGGCATGATCGAGGCGGAACCCCGTGTGGCCGCGGCGGTTCACGAGCAGTATCGACACTTCACCGTCGATGAGTTCCAGGACGTCTCGCCCCTGCAGAACCGTCTGCTCGAACTCTGGCTCGGCGATCGACGTGATCTGTGCGTCGTCGGTGACGCGAGCCAGACGATCTACTCGTTCACCGGGGCCGACGCCCGCTACCTCCTCGAGTTCGACCGGACGTACGACGACGCTCGTGTCGTCCGGCTCGAGCGCAACTACCGCTCCACCAGCGCGGTGCTCGCGGTGGCGAACGACCTCATGCGCGGCCGTGCCGGTGCGCTCGAGCTCGTCGCGGCGCACGACGGCGACGCCCCTGTCCCCGCGGTGTTCGCGTATGAGGATGACGAAGCCGAGGCCGCTGGGATCGCCGCCGAGGTCGCCGGGATCATCGCCGCCGGTGCCGATCCCGACAGCATCGCGATCCTCTATCGCTCGCACGCGCAGTCCGCGGTCGTCTTGAACGCTCTTTCGTCTCGTGGAATTGCGGCCACGGTGCTCGGCGGCCGCAAGTTCTTCGACATGCCGGAGGTGCGGCAGGCCTTGATGGCGCTGCGCGCCGCTTCCGTCGCTCCCGTGGAGACGGGCTTCCTGGCGACGGTCCGCGACGTCCTGCGCGGGGTCGGTCTGACGGACGATCCGCCGCAGGCGGGTGGGGCGCTCCGCGACGGCTGGGAGGCCCGCGCGGCGCTGCTACGTCTCGCGGAGGAAGCGGCTCCCGGCACCGACCTTCGTTCGTTCACCGATGATCTGCAGGCGCGGGCGCGCGACCAGCACGAGCCCGCGACGCGCACCGTCACCCTTTCGACCCTGCACGCGGCGAAGGGACTCGAATGGGAGCACGTCTTCCTCATCGGCGTGAGCGAGGGCCTTCTCCCGATTTCGTATGCCACCACGTTCGAAGCCGTCGACGAGGAGCGTCGTCTCGCGTACGTCGGTGTCACGAGAGCGGCGCGATCGCTGACGGTGAGCTGGGCTCGAGGTCGTGGCCGGGCGGATCGGGAGCCGTCGCGTTTCCTTCGAGAGATCGGCACCGGCAGTCTGCGCTCGGCCGATGGTCTTCCCAGACACGCCGGAGCGAGTCGACGCGCAGGCGCAGCGAGCGGGACGGGACGGCAGGCCGCGCGCTGAGCAGGTGCCGAGCGGCGCGTCCTGCCTCCGCGGCCAGAGCGACATCGGCGGTCGCGCACGGGCGGGCGAGCAGTTGCGCCGCGAGAAGCGGCCACGACCCGTCGAGGCGCTGTGCCGTGGCATCCAGACACGACAAGCACGCCGTGCGTCCGGGGTGGACGACCGGACCGATGGTCGCGCTGGCTCCGTCGAGAACCAGGGGCAGGTGCACGACAC
Protein-coding regions in this window:
- a CDS encoding ferritin-like fold-containing protein, producing MFEWFRRRQRPVGRTLQLRSRGDLGEALRVDFAELAPEIETFLGQAAYLQLGFFETLSELIALTPELAEKESLSRAAGAALIKHQELVGLIRERGADPTQLMLPFRESLDAFRRNTHGVRPQETMLSVHITAGMLDDFYLALSSSYGDTGRRVARILQADDDRQAIVDILGAAIESDEEWRWLLALWGRRLVGDTLLVARAALRHPRLDRAEEAKVEPVFTELMGAHARRMDAMGLAA
- a CDS encoding DUF3107 domain-containing protein produces the protein MEIRIGITNTGRELSFETNESSDVVKSSVASALDSSASHVTFTDVKGNSYIVPTANLAFVELGTEESRRVGFVA
- a CDS encoding ATP-dependent DNA helicase; translation: MLDRDTSPPVLDRDQREVVEGDAGRSGVVVGAPGSGKTSTLVARVRHLVESGVDPDHILVLTPTRPAATALRDPLALAVGRATSGALARSLASFAFQLVRGAEVRRGDEPPQLLTGGDEDQIVKDLLDGDAADEAEGFSRWPDWLGPAIRATRGFRGDLRAFLAECTNLGLSPDDLSALATHHHVEVWESLASFTREYRHVRRRMRGAHRDAADLAREAVGILSEAVRDREMLGRFAALRCILVDDAQELTSGGVDLLRVCRALGIGVVAFGDPDVGSGAFRGATPENFARLTRELGDLATLGTVHRGTPEQVDLVRTAAARIGAAGIVAHRRAPEGAAPTGSVRTFLLRSPAEEADAIARLLRERHVLDGVPWAACAVIAHDSRQVAALEAELAAREVPARSSGPGVALGAQRPVRDLVALVELGAADPLDWSPESIGDALLGTFGGFDPIELRRLRTELRHRELQEGGTRSAGEVLASGLRHPLEFASIDSREARRAARLAETLAVLRRQSAEHATAHELLWTAWERSGLARSWRETARGQGPLAEQADRDLDAVVALFQAAKRFTEREPDGEAAVFLRAILDSDVAEDRIEQPAVIDAVRVLTPAAAAGTAFDTVIVAGVQDGIWPNTRLRGGLLETWRLADAVQFPDLPAAGMLDRRRSAMHDELRLFVRAISRAGTQLIVTAVDDDDTGPSVLFEMLPTPEPASAIPEHPLSLRGLVARHRRALTVPRVPAAERRHAAGQLALLAAADVAGAAPEQWYGVAAPTSTAPLRDLTREDVRVSPSRLHTLEECELNWVIADLGGDRSGTTAGIGTIIHAALETAASTSEDDLWAVVEERWGELVFDAAWRERAERTRARDLVRRLATYLRRFDDAGGRLIGAERHFEVPIPIDDAGVHGAVVSGDIDRVEVSASGQVVIVDLKTGKNEPQTDAKVADNPQLAAYQLAFASGAIENTGGLTPGGAKLLVLRPSAVTKDYAEPLQPPFDDQARTAFVERVQRAVGVMRGGTFAAPYEVHCRDEFSYGLCRIHTVSAVSAS
- a CDS encoding ATP-dependent DNA helicase; its protein translation is MSPTLSAATIAAALGQFPPTPEQTAVIESPLAPALVVAGAGSGKTETMAGRVVWLVANGIVRRDEVLGLTFTRKAAGELAERIQRRLQRLSEFETRGLLPLLPHLHAAGRLAVFAELASRDGARGDAARREVLDALADEFAAPATGDGDGDQLLHRPTVSTYNSFADSLVREHGLRIGRDAESAILSESAAWLLMRRVVFMSDDPRLEERQESPRTLIDAALRIARDGVDNLVDLERLAAFPDEFGRIVERPSTSARVTVYKDVADAAARVSALGLLATLAADYDREKTRLGVMDFADQVAGALRIVREHPAVVSELRSRYRVVLLDEYQDTSVVQTDLLSTLFAGTGVMAVGDPHQAIYAWRGASAGNLGGFPAAFSPDGGCRHFSLLTSWRNSARVLDVANAVLAPLADRSPVAVEALRARPGAPDGLVELVFENDLDTEADRVASWFAGVRATRQAQNLGTTGAILFRSKKHMVRFGDALGRRGIPHRILGLGGLLTTPEVVDVVSALRVISDPEAGSALIRLLSGPRWAVGLADLRALAQLARRLATHDVALRPLERDVVERLRATPGGDSASLVDALDFIARQSDDHGWLSDITPEGRSRLREAGAVFAGLRRSIGAPIPEIIRLIEAELRLDIELAANESRGPARIASAQLRAFVDEIRGFLAADESGSVTSLLAWLDHAEQADEFAPRTEPPEDDVVQLLTIHGSKGLEWDAVAVVRLVTDELPSLPRDTKGWLGFGILPSDFRGDAAWLPVLGWRGAETQQELKAAIDDFVAANRARQLDEDRRLAYVAFTRARDHLLLSGSTWSGTKKPRRPSVFLDEAAEALELDLPVGDAGEDPYDGERRLLHWPLDPLGSRRTAVTAAAADVAAARSAAPAEPDADLALLLAERAARLQPLHAPAPTRIPASRFKDFVADYGAAVDEVRRPMPERPYRQTRLGTLFHAWVEQRSGLVGAGLGLDDQALWDDDEFGASAADAAELARLRECFERSEWATLQPLEVETEIDFVTRRLDGREHVVICKLDAVYRRGDRYEIVDWKTGKPPATAEDRRSRMVQLELYREAYHAKHGIPLDAIDVVLFYVGDELVLRG
- a CDS encoding aminoglycoside phosphotransferase, translating into MARSPLTLAASVTAALPRIGVTRVGALTENAAGRFDAALVHLDDGRTAVVRRPSAEEFASDLAAESRALHALTPGVRALLPFAVPEVLGENGSGIDRVLVTTHLEGYRIDPAHLPKGPGYAPAIGGAFAAVHALPVSIVRTDGLPVRSPEQVRDDTARLLDRADGTDRVPDGLMLRWRQALREDELWRFESAVVLGGGTSSSVLLEDDDDEIPHVTGVLEWSGLSVGDPAIDLRWLASAPLAADDVFAGYTAAGDRSPDALLRERARLYAELEFARWLVHGYDAGDAAVVSDAVALLESLVEGVRGDHIVADSRTDIDDALALVEKVPPAVIGGVDTSMQTDAYDPEALSLYLSAERDREAAAAGLAAALADDDFPRATAPSDAVDLPPALSEEPGPTAPIDLDGWTDAPWRTDRSDAESSTKDAPGLDVRGDAAAADGADAAAADDAVAHDDEEDAARASRAALRRWGVTGDDV
- the nudC gene encoding NAD(+) diphosphatase translates to MPLPVPVPPDSPSPARWPGGALDRRGDERTAEDLLSRERSASGTRVLAVRADASPVDDGRLALLRTDEVGQAIEWAFLGRDGNDDALLLAVIDDDDDLHLSPSVEWGRLRSVGGDLPADESEIFATAVALAGWLRDAPFCPACGTRTELRHAGWSRHCPRCGREHFPRTDPAVIVLLSSATDPDRILLGANAAWGGGRYSCFAGFAEAGESLEDAVAREILEEAGVRLQDVQYRGSQVWPYPRSLMLGFRARILDDTEVRADGEEIVEVRWFDREQIGAALRGEDAVQLPGTSSIARRLIEDWYGGAA